In Populus trichocarpa isolate Nisqually-1 chromosome 12, P.trichocarpa_v4.1, whole genome shotgun sequence, a genomic segment contains:
- the LOC7484773 gene encoding phosphatidylinositol 3-kinase, root isoform: MSGKEFRFFLSCDINLPVTFRVERLLGPLPSSPTKSPNSEEINAELYVECALYIDGAPFGLPIRTRLESGGASYCWNELITMSTKYRDLTAHSQLAFTVWDVSCGKDEGLIGGATILLFNNKMQLKTGKQKLRLWPGKEADGSFPTTTPGKVPKHERGEVERLEKLVNKYERGQIQCVDWLDRLTFKAMEKIKELENCKNGNSSLYLVVDFCSLEHRVVFQESGANFLLPSPIASTNELVTVWDPEIGKINPSEHKQLKLARSLTRGIIDRDLKPSSNERKSIQRILKYPPTRILNGDERQLLWKFRFSLMSEKRALTKFLRCVEWSDVQEAKQALELMNRWEMIDVCDALELLSPVFEREEVRAYAVSVLERADDEELQCYLLQLVQALRFERSDKSRLSQFLVKRSLNNIELGSFLRWYVAVELYDPAYAKRFYSTYEILEENMVKLAAGPSGEEDGFKLWQSLVRQTELTAQLCSITKDLRNVRGNTQKKTEKLRQLLSGLLSELTYFEEPIRSPLAPGVLITGIVPSESTIFKSALHPLRLTFRTHNGGTCKVIFKKGDDLRQDQLVVQMVSLMDRLLKLENLDLHLTPYKVLATGQDEGMLEFIPSRSLAQILQEHRSIINYLQKFHPDEHGPFGITASCLETFIKSCAGYSVITYILGVGDRHLDNLLLTEDGRLFHVDFGFILGRDPKHFPPPMKLCKEMVEAMGGAESPYYTRFKSYCCEAYNIIRKSSNLILNLFHLMAGSNIPDIASDPEKGILKLQEKFRLDMDDEACIHFFQDLINESVSALFPQMVETIHRWAQYWR, translated from the exons aTGAGTGGAAAGGAATTTCGATTCTTCTTGTCCTGCGACATCAATCTCCCCGTCACTTTTCGTGTCGAGAGACTCCTCGGACCTTTGCCTTCTTCTCCTACGAAGTCACCCAATTCAG AAGAGATAAATGCAGAGCTGTACGTTGAGTGTGCCTTGTACATTGATGGCGCTCCATTCGGCCTTCCCATCAGAACTAG ATTGGAATCTGGTGGAGCATCATATTGCTGGAATGAGCTGATCACCATGAGCACTAAATATCGCGACTTAACTGCCCACTCACAGCTCGCTTTCAcg GTTTGGGATGTTTCGTGTGGGAAAGATGAGGGATTGATTGGAGGAGCAACCATTCTTCTTTTTAACAACAAGATGCAACTCAAAACAGGGAAGCAAAAGCTTAGGCTTTGGCCAGGGAAGGAAGCTGATGGATCATTTCCGACAACTACTCCTGGAAAG GTCCCCAAGCATGAGCGTGGGGAGGTGGAGCGTTTAGAGAAGCTTGTTAATAAATATGAGAGAGGACAAATTCAATGTGTTGATTGGCTCGACCGTCTCACTTTCAAAGCTATGGAGAAAATCAAGGAACTTGAAAACTGTAAAAATGGAAATTCTTCCTTATACTTGGTTGTTGATTTTTGCAGTCTTGAACATCGAGTTGTTTTTCAG GAGTCAGGAGCAAATTTCTTATTACCATCTCCTATAGCGTCAACGAATGAGCTTGTTACTGTGTGGGATCCAGAAATTGGAAAGATAAATCCCTCTGAGCACAAGCAACTAAAGCTGGCAAGAAGTCTGACACGAGGTATAATTGACAGGGATCTGAAGCCAAGCTCTAATGAACGGAA GTCAATTCAAAGGATTCTGAAGTACCCGCCAACAAGGATTTTGAATGGAGATGAAAGACAGCTTCTGTGGAAATTCCGTTTCTCATTGATGTCAGAGAAGAGGGCTCTTACAAAGTTCCTACGATGTGTTGAATGGAGTGATGTTCAG GAAGCAAAGCAGGCATTAGAATTGATGAATAGGTGGGAAATGATTGATGTATGTGATGCATTGGAGCTTCTATCTCCTGTATTTGAGAGGGAAGAG GTTCGTGCATATGCTGTCAGTGTTCTTGAAAGAGCTGATGATGAAGAACTTCAGTGTTACTTACTTCAACTGGTTCAGGCTCTTAGATTTGAGCGCTCTGATAAATCTCGCCTTTCTCAATTCCTCGTAAAACGCT CATTAAACAACATCGAGTTGGGTAGCTTTCTTCGTTGGTATGTTGCTGTGGAACTTTATGATCCTGCATATGCAAAACGGTTTTATTCTACGTATGAGATACTGGAGGAGAATATGGTGAAG TTGGCAGCTGGTCCAAGTGGAGAAGAAGATGGATTTAAGTTGTGGCAGAGTTTGGTGCGCCAGACAGAATTGACAGCCCAGTTATGTTCTATAACAAAAGATTTAAGAAATGTGAGGGGCAATACTCAGAAGAAAACTGAAAAGCTTAGACAACTTCTCTCAGGTCTTCTTAGTGAACTTACCTATTTTGAAGAG CCAATAAGATCACCGCTTGCTCCAGGTGTCCTTATCACTGGGATAGTGCCATCAGAGTCTACGATATTCAAAAGTGCACTGCATCCTTTGCGCCTGACTTTTCGAACACACAATGGTGGAACTTGCAAGGTCATATTTAAGAAGGGGGATGATCTTCGGCAAGACCAATTG GTTGTCCAAATGGTATCTCTAATGGACCGATTGCTTAAGTTGGAAAATCTTGATCTGCACTTAACTCCATATAAGGTGCTTGCTACTGGACAGGATGAAGGCATGCTAGAATTCATACCATCACGTTCATTGGCTCAG ATTCTCCAAGAGCATCGTAGCATTATCAACTATTTGCAGAAGTTTCATCCTGATGAACATGGACCATTTGGGATCACAGCCTCCTGTCTTGAGACATTCATTAAAAGTTGTGCTGGCTACTCTGTAATCACATATATATTGGGTGTTGGAGACAG GCACCTAGACAACCTTCTCCTCACGGAAGATGGGCGTCTTTTCcatgttgattttggttttattcTTGGCCGAGATCCAAAGCATTTTCCACCACCAATGAAACTCTGCAAAGAAATGGTTGAGGCCATGGGGGGTGCAGAAag CCCATACTATACCAGGTTTAAATCCTACTGCTGTGAAGCATACAACATCATTAGGAAGTCCAGTAACCTAATTTTGAATCTTTTCCATCTGATGGCGGGTTCCAACATTCCTGACATAGCTTCTGATCCTGAAAAAGGCATTCTCAAG CTTCAGGAGAAGTTTCGGTTGGACATGGATGATGAGGCCTGCATACACTTTTTCCAGGATCTTATAAATGAGAGTGTTAGTGCATTGTTCCCTCAAATGGTTGAGACCATTCATCGGTGGGCTCAGTACTGGCGTTAA
- the LOC7484774 gene encoding E2F transcription factor-like E2FE — MALSYSDIIDPSSRHHTYSRKQKSLGLLCTNFLTLYDRDDIDVIGLDDAASKLGVERRRIYDIVNVLESVGVLARKAKNKYLWKGFAAVPKALQELKEEGLRDNVNTIDKQSNNSVKVADDDEDEDDDSDSNPNTGSQNENSGIIKSTAASRFDHRREKSLGLLTQNFVKLFVCFNANLISLDESAKLLLGDGHKSSIMRTKVRRLYDIANVLSSLKLIEKTHTADTRKPAFRWLGLRGKSENGSGDPLAPFESRKRTFGADVTNICSKRNKTDSSVDGDKSKNLKMQKQIKDENIVTVVQRGNFDQDSQQNSGSFQFGPFAPVSIARVGNSEEKVTQIYDWEGLSSTFRPQYHNQALRDLFFHYTEAWKSWYTEVAGKKPLHIS, encoded by the exons atggcgTTGTCTTACAGTGATATTATAGATCCCTCTTCAAGGCATCACACTTATAGCAGGAAACAGAAATCTCTCGGTCTCTTATGCACCAA TTTCTTGACCCTGTATGATCGAGATGACATTGACGTGATTGGACTTGATGACGCTGCTTCAAAATtag GGGTTGAGAGAAGGCGGATCTATGATATAGTCAATGTTTTGGAGAGTGTTGGG GTTCTTGCAAGGAAAGCAAAGAACAAGTATTTATGGAAGGGATTTGCTGCAGTCCCTAAAGCTTTACAAGAATTAAAG GAAGAGGGTTTGAGAGATAATGTCAATACAATTGATAAGCAAAGCAATAATTCTGTGAAA GTTGcagatgatgatgaggatgaagatgatgacTCTGATTCCAATCCTAACACTGGAAGCCAGAATGAGAATTCTGGTATTATCAAATCTACAGCGGCGTCAAGATTTG ATCATAGGAGGGAAAAGTCGCTGGGTCTTCTTACTCAGAATTTTGTCAAGCTCTTTGTGTGCTTCAAC GCAAATTTGATCTCGCTAGATGAATCTGCCAAGTTATTACTCGGGGATGGCCATAAGTCCTCCATTATGAGAA CAAAAGTAAGGAGGCTATATGACATCGCAAATGTGCTTTCTTCTCTAAAACTTATTGAAAAG ACACATACTGCTGATACAAGGAAACCTGCATTCAGGTGGTTAGGTTTGAGAGGAAAATCGGAGAATGGATCAGGTGATCCTTTGGCTCCTTTTGAGTCTAGGAAGAGGACATTTGGAGCTGATGTCACAAACATATGttctaaaagaaacaaaacgGATTCTTCAGTTGATGGGGATAAAAGCAAGAATCTGAAGATGCAGAAGCAAATAAAAGATGAGAATATTGTAACTGTCGTTCAGAGAGGCAATTTCGACCAGGATTCACAGCAGAACTCAGGAAGTTTCCAGTTTGGCCCTTTTGCTCCTGTTAGCATAGCCAGAGTTGGCAACTCTGAAGAGAAAGTGACTCAGATCTATGATTGGGAGGGTCTTTCCTCTACTTTCCGTCCTCAATACCACAACCAAG CTTTGAGAGATCTCTTTTTTCACTACACGGAAGCATGGAAATCATGGTACACGGAAGTTGCTGGGAAGAAACCATTACACATCTCCTAG